A genomic region of Alphaproteobacteria bacterium contains the following coding sequences:
- a CDS encoding UDP-N-acetylmuramoyl-tripeptide--D-alanyl-D-alanine ligase has translation MLWNDKKLLEAVSGDFNKIPFVAEGVSINTRNTKAGDVFVAIEGGEQYLDNAIKAGAVCAIVPKSFNKELEGFPLIKVEDTFTSLVAMGQYKREKTNAKFIAITGSVGKTGTKNMLAKIFSFYGETYATAGNYNNHYGVPLTLANMPESTDFAVIELGMNHAGEISSLVKQVRPQVALITTVAECHIEFFNSIEDIALAKAEIFEDLKGTAVLPKDSPCFDVLLKQAKSNTDSIITFGTGADISLESVTCKEGSSEVKINIDNIDYNYELSIPGEHIALNSCGVIGVLKALGLDISKASLNMKKIVVTEGRGKKIKVSFNGKDITFIDETYNASAKSMIASIKTLSLIKGGRRVLVLGDMLELGARSEDLHLSILPTILENNIDKVYCCGKYMKLLFDELPVSIQGAFSAKSEGLLNVLEEELQDKDNVLTKGSHGSNMTLIINHFKNK, from the coding sequence ATGTTATGGAATGATAAAAAATTATTAGAAGCTGTATCTGGAGATTTTAATAAGATACCTTTTGTTGCAGAGGGGGTTTCTATAAATACTCGTAATACAAAAGCGGGAGATGTTTTCGTCGCAATAGAGGGGGGAGAGCAGTATTTAGACAATGCTATAAAAGCTGGAGCTGTATGTGCAATTGTCCCTAAATCCTTTAATAAAGAATTAGAGGGGTTCCCTTTAATAAAAGTTGAGGACACTTTTACATCTTTAGTTGCTATGGGGCAGTATAAGAGAGAAAAAACAAATGCTAAGTTTATAGCTATTACAGGATCAGTAGGGAAAACTGGAACTAAAAATATGCTGGCTAAGATTTTTTCTTTTTATGGAGAAACTTATGCAACAGCTGGTAATTATAATAATCACTACGGAGTTCCTTTAACATTAGCTAATATGCCAGAAAGTACAGATTTTGCAGTTATTGAGCTTGGTATGAATCATGCAGGAGAAATATCATCTTTGGTTAAACAAGTGAGACCGCAGGTAGCTCTAATTACTACTGTAGCAGAGTGTCATATAGAGTTTTTTAATTCTATAGAAGATATTGCTCTTGCTAAAGCAGAAATATTTGAAGACTTAAAGGGGACTGCTGTATTACCTAAAGATAGTCCTTGTTTTGATGTTCTTTTGAAACAAGCAAAAAGTAATACAGATTCTATAATAACCTTTGGAACAGGTGCAGACATCTCTTTAGAGAGTGTTACTTGTAAAGAGGGCTCAAGTGAAGTCAAAATAAATATAGACAATATAGATTATAATTATGAATTATCAATTCCTGGAGAGCATATAGCTTTAAACTCTTGTGGTGTTATAGGAGTGTTAAAAGCTTTGGGGTTAGATATATCAAAAGCCTCTTTAAATATGAAAAAGATAGTTGTTACAGAAGGTAGGGGAAAGAAAATAAAAGTTTCATTTAATGGTAAAGATATAACTTTTATAGATGAGACTTATAATGCTAGTGCTAAATCCATGATTGCTTCAATAAAGACTCTGTCTTTAATAAAAGGAGGAAGAAGAGTTTTAGTTCTCGGCGATATGTTGGAATTAGGAGCTCGATCAGAAGATTTGCACTTATCAATTCTACCTACTATATTAGAGAATAATATAGATAAAGTTTATTGCTGTGGGAAATATATGAAATTGCTTTTTGATGAATTACCTGTTTCAATTCAAGGTGCTTTTAGTGCAAAATCAGAGGGGTTGCTCAATGT
- the secG gene encoding preprotein translocase subunit SecG, translating to MLEIVLVIQVIVTVFLIAVIMIQKSEGGGLGIGGSGGGMGDFLGVKGTANLLTRVTAVLAGAFMVLAIVLAILYSRVNSQDSSIVDKIVQQEVVVEQVVQDTQETPPVETEVITTETDVSDKDQNK from the coding sequence ATGCTAGAAATAGTTTTAGTTATACAAGTTATAGTTACTGTATTTTTAATTGCAGTAATTATGATACAAAAATCAGAAGGCGGTGGCCTAGGTATAGGTGGCTCTGGTGGAGGAATGGGTGACTTCTTAGGTGTAAAAGGAACCGCAAATCTTTTAACAAGAGTAACAGCTGTTTTAGCGGGAGCATTTATGGTTCTAGCTATTGTTCTAGCTATATTATACTCTAGAGTTAATTCTCAAGATTCATCAATAGTTGATAAAATCGTTCAACAAGAGGTTGTTGTAGAACAGGTGGTTCAAGATACACAAGAAACACCTCCGGTCGAAACGGAAGTAATAACAACAGAAACTGATGTATCTGATAAAGATCAGAATAAATAG
- a CDS encoding CTP synthase yields MAKRETKFIFVTGGVVSSLGKGIAGAATAAILKSRGYKVRMKKIDPYLNVDPGTMSPTQHGEVFVTNDGGETDLDLGHYERFAGVQTSKKDNITTGRVYLNVLEKERKGDYLGRCIQVIPHVTDEIKEFIKEGVGEYDFIFIEIGGTVGDIEVTPYLEAIRQFGNDYGRENCVYMHLTLLPNLEKAGEIKTKPTQHSVKELLSFGIQPQIVLCRSKSVLSKEHRDKIALFCNVSKDRVISAPDVDNIYKVPHVYHEHGLDKEILKCLHMRGKTANLTTWKNVLRASLFPEAEVTIGVVGKYINLLESYKSLIEALDHGGIANKCKVNLKWIDAEKVDKSLAEELLHEVDGILIPGGFGERGTTGKILSARYARKNDIPFFGICFGMQMAVVDYARDVAKLKGANSTELVEHPEHKIISLIEEWDNHHKGTKEKRDENSDLGGTMRLGAYPCKLKKGSLVQKIYGKADISERHRHRYEVNIHYKKQLEKAGLVFSGMSPDGNLPEIIEIADHSWFVGVQFHPEFKSKPTTPHPLFASFVKAAIKKHRERMEKID; encoded by the coding sequence GTGGCTAAAAGAGAAACTAAATTTATATTCGTAACGGGTGGTGTTGTATCATCATTAGGTAAAGGTATAGCGGGAGCTGCAACAGCAGCAATTTTAAAATCTCGTGGTTATAAAGTGAGAATGAAAAAAATTGATCCGTATCTTAATGTTGATCCAGGGACTATGAGTCCAACTCAACATGGAGAGGTTTTTGTTACGAATGATGGTGGTGAAACAGATTTAGATTTAGGGCATTACGAAAGATTTGCAGGAGTTCAAACTTCTAAAAAAGATAATATTACAACAGGTAGAGTTTATCTAAATGTTCTTGAAAAAGAAAGAAAAGGCGATTATTTAGGTCGTTGTATTCAGGTAATACCTCATGTAACAGATGAAATAAAAGAGTTTATAAAAGAAGGTGTTGGAGAATACGATTTTATATTTATTGAAATCGGAGGAACAGTCGGAGATATAGAGGTTACTCCATATCTTGAGGCTATAAGACAATTCGGTAATGATTACGGTAGAGAAAATTGTGTTTATATGCATTTAACTCTATTGCCTAACTTAGAAAAAGCTGGGGAAATTAAAACTAAACCAACACAACACTCTGTTAAAGAATTGTTATCATTTGGTATTCAGCCTCAAATTGTTTTATGTAGATCTAAAAGTGTTCTGTCAAAAGAGCATAGAGATAAAATAGCATTGTTCTGTAATGTTTCTAAAGATAGAGTTATATCAGCTCCAGATGTAGATAATATATATAAAGTACCGCATGTTTATCATGAGCATGGTTTAGATAAAGAAATACTTAAGTGTTTACATATGAGAGGTAAGACTGCTAATTTGACAACTTGGAAGAATGTTTTAAGAGCATCCTTATTCCCAGAAGCAGAAGTTACTATAGGTGTCGTAGGTAAATATATAAATTTATTAGAAAGTTATAAATCTTTAATCGAAGCTCTTGATCATGGAGGTATTGCTAATAAATGTAAAGTGAACCTTAAGTGGATTGATGCAGAAAAAGTTGATAAGTCCTTAGCAGAAGAGTTATTACATGAAGTTGATGGTATTCTTATTCCTGGTGGCTTTGGGGAAAGAGGAACAACTGGTAAAATATTATCAGCAAGATATGCTAGAAAAAATGATATTCCTTTCTTTGGTATATGTTTCGGTATGCAAATGGCAGTTGTAGATTATGCAAGAGATGTTGCAAAACTTAAAGGAGCTAATTCTACAGAATTAGTAGAGCATCCAGAACATAAAATTATATCTCTTATTGAAGAGTGGGATAATCATCATAAAGGAACTAAAGAAAAAAGAGATGAGAACTCTGATTTAGGCGGGACTATGAGATTAGGAGCTTATCCTTGTAAGCTTAAAAAAGGTTCTCTAGTGCAAAAAATATATGGTAAAGCTGATATATCTGAAAGACATAGACATAGATATGAAGTGAATATTCATTATAAAAAACAATTAGAAAAAGCTGGCTTAGTATTTTCAGGAATGTCCCCAGATGGTAATCTACCTGAAATTATAGAAATAGCTGATCATTCTTGGTTTGTTGGTGTTCAATTCCATCCAGAGTTTAAATCAAAACCAACAACTCCACATCCTTTATTTGCTTCTTTTGTGAAAGCAGCAATTAAAAAGCATCGTGAAAGAATGGAAAAAATAGATTAA
- the tpiA gene encoding triose-phosphate isomerase: MSKTKLIAGNWKMNGVKSYVEDLAKPLAEFMNQKQCESTNEDSYEMLICPPFPILDRVVQIAGESKLMVGSQDCHTAVSGAHTGDTSATMIKDIEATHAIVGHSERRADHAETNEIVKAKAAAANEAGLVSVICVGEVKEEREAGKEIEVVSKQLEESIPAGATAENTVVAYEPVWAIGTGLVASIQDVEDMHKAIREKLATMMSDFENVKVLYGGSVKPANAKEILATENVDGVLVGGASLSAESFIEIAKSATC; encoded by the coding sequence ACTTATTGCAGGAAACTGGAAAATGAATGGTGTGAAAAGCTATGTTGAAGATTTAGCAAAACCTCTAGCTGAGTTCATGAATCAAAAACAATGTGAATCAACAAATGAAGATTCTTACGAAATGCTTATTTGCCCTCCATTTCCTATTTTAGATAGAGTTGTGCAAATTGCAGGTGAATCAAAACTTATGGTTGGATCTCAAGATTGTCATACGGCTGTTTCAGGTGCTCATACAGGAGACACTTCTGCAACAATGATTAAAGATATTGAAGCTACACATGCTATTGTTGGGCACTCAGAAAGAAGAGCTGATCATGCTGAAACAAATGAAATTGTTAAAGCAAAAGCAGCTGCTGCAAATGAAGCTGGACTTGTTAGTGTTATTTGTGTTGGTGAAGTAAAAGAAGAAAGAGAAGCTGGTAAAGAAATAGAAGTTGTTTCAAAACAATTAGAAGAATCTATCCCTGCTGGAGCTACTGCAGAAAATACAGTTGTAGCTTATGAGCCAGTTTGGGCTATCGGTACAGGTCTTGTTGCAAGTATTCAAGATGTTGAAGATATGCACAAAGCTATTAGGGAAAAACTAGCTACAATGATGAGTGATTTTGAAAATGTTAAAGTTCTATATGGTGGTTCTGTAAAACCTGCAAATGCTAAAGAAATCCTAGCAACTGAAAATGTTGATGGTGTTCTAGTAGGTGGTGCAAGTTTATCAGCAGAAAGCTTTATCGAAATTGCAAAAAGTGCTACTTGTTAA